A region of [Bacteroides] pectinophilus DNA encodes the following proteins:
- the rpsK gene encoding 30S ribosomal protein S11: MAQKVTKKVTKKRVKKNVEHGQAHIQSSFNNTIVTLTDAEGNALSWASAGGLGFRGSKKSTPYAAQMAAETATKAALIHGLKSVDVMVKGPGSGREAAIRALSAAGLTVTSIKDVTPVPHNGCRPPKRRRV, translated from the coding sequence ATGGCTCAGAAAGTTACAAAAAAAGTGACAAAGAAGCGTGTTAAGAAGAATGTTGAGCACGGACAGGCACACATTCAGTCATCTTTTAACAATACAATCGTTACATTGACAGACGCAGAAGGTAATGCTCTTTCATGGGCAAGTGCCGGCGGACTTGGATTCAGAGGCTCTAAGAAGTCAACTCCATATGCTGCACAGATGGCAGCAGAGACAGCTACAAAGGCTGCTCTTATTCATGGACTTAAGTCAGTAGATGTTATGGTAAAGGGACCGGGCTCAGGCAGAGAGGCAGCAATCCGCGCACTTTCAGCAGCAGGTCTTACAGTAACAAGCATTAAGGACGTTACACCAGTTCCACACAACGGATGCCGTCCACCAAA
- the rpsM gene encoding 30S ribosomal protein S13, producing MARIAGVDLPREKRVEIGLTYIYGIGRVTSNRILAEAQVNPDTRVRDLTDEEVAKIRDVIENDNILVEGDLRRDIAMNIKRLKEIGCYRGIRHRKGLPCRGQKTKTNARTCKGPKKTVANKKK from the coding sequence ATGGCTCGTATTGCAGGTGTAGACTTACCAAGAGAAAAACGTGTTGAAATTGGTCTTACTTATATCTATGGAATAGGTAGAGTAACATCAAATCGTATCCTCGCAGAGGCTCAGGTTAATCCTGATACTCGCGTTAGAGATTTAACAGACGAAGAAGTAGCAAAGATTCGTGACGTAATTGAGAATGACAACATCCTTGTTGAAGGTGATCTCAGAAGAGACATCGCTATGAACATCAAGAGACTTAAGGAAATCGGATGCTACCGTGGAATCCGTCATAGAAAGGGACTCCCATGCAGAGGTCAGAAGACTAAGACTAACGCAAGAACTTGCAAGGGTCCTAAGAAGACAGTAGCTAATAAGAAGAAGTAA
- the rpmJ gene encoding 50S ribosomal protein L36, protein MKVRSSVKPICEKCKVIKRKGSIRIICENPKHKQRQG, encoded by the coding sequence ATGAAGGTTAGATCATCAGTTAAACCAATTTGCGAGAAATGCAAAGTCATCAAAAGAAAGGGAAGTATCAGAATTATCTGTGAGAACCCTAAGCACAAGCAGAGACAGGGCTAA
- the infA gene encoding translation initiation factor IF-1 has product MSKSDVIEIEGKVVEKLPNAMFQVELENGHQVLAHISGKLRMNFIRILPGDKVTIELSPYDLTKGRIIWRDK; this is encoded by the coding sequence ATGTCAAAATCAGATGTAATCGAAATCGAAGGTAAGGTAGTTGAGAAGCTTCCTAATGCAATGTTCCAGGTTGAGCTTGAGAATGGCCATCAGGTACTTGCACATATCAGTGGAAAGCTCCGTATGAATTTTATCCGAATCCTTCCTGGTGATAAGGTAACAATTGAGCTCTCACCATATGACCTTACTAAGGGCAGAATTATCTGGAGAGATAAGTAA
- a CDS encoding KOW domain-containing RNA-binding protein, with translation MIERFKKGYFARSKAGHDKDTLYVILDRDDRFVYLSDGRLKEVSNPKKKKEKHLQFIASQAEEIAAKLDSGLEITNEDVRRSLKLYNQNNQ, from the coding sequence ATGATTGAACGCTTTAAAAAAGGATATTTTGCGAGGTCGAAGGCCGGGCATGACAAAGATACCCTGTATGTTATACTTGACAGGGACGACAGATTCGTGTATCTTTCTGACGGGAGACTTAAAGAAGTAAGCAATCCCAAGAAAAAGAAAGAGAAACATCTTCAGTTTATTGCATCGCAGGCAGAAGAAATTGCAGCAAAGCTGGATTCGGGACTGGAGATAACGAATGAAGATGTAAGAAGAAGCCTGAAGTTATATAATCAGAATAATCAATAA
- the map gene encoding type I methionyl aminopeptidase: MSVSVKSQREIELMREAGRILAIVHEELAKIIEPGITTKHIDQVGYDIIKSYGCEPSFLNYEGYPASICVSVNDEVVHGIPDRKHVLHEGDIVSLDAGVIYKGYHSDAARTHGVGEISKEAQQLIDVTRHSFFEGIKKAVNGGHLFEISNAIADYVEPYGYGIVRELVGHGVGSNLHEDPQVPNFRQPHRGMKLVSGMTLAVEPMINIGTENVKWMDDGWTVLTADHSLSAHYENTILITDNGPEILSLSKEEAAKYL; the protein is encoded by the coding sequence ATGTCAGTATCAGTAAAGTCACAAAGAGAGATAGAGTTAATGCGCGAGGCGGGAAGAATTCTTGCCATCGTGCATGAAGAACTCGCTAAGATAATTGAACCGGGGATTACGACAAAGCACATAGATCAGGTCGGATACGACATTATCAAGAGCTATGGCTGTGAACCCTCCTTTCTGAATTATGAAGGTTATCCTGCATCAATATGTGTATCTGTTAATGACGAAGTCGTTCACGGTATACCAGACAGGAAGCATGTCCTGCATGAAGGTGATATAGTAAGCCTTGATGCCGGTGTTATATATAAAGGATATCACTCAGATGCTGCAAGAACACATGGTGTTGGCGAGATAAGCAAAGAGGCGCAGCAGCTTATTGATGTTACAAGACACAGCTTCTTTGAAGGAATTAAGAAAGCAGTTAACGGAGGACATCTCTTTGAGATATCCAATGCTATAGCAGACTATGTAGAGCCTTACGGCTATGGCATAGTACGGGAGCTTGTAGGTCACGGAGTAGGCAGCAATCTTCACGAGGATCCTCAGGTGCCTAATTTCAGACAGCCACACAGAGGCATGAAGCTTGTAAGCGGAATGACGCTTGCTGTTGAGCCTATGATTAACATAGGAACGGAGAATGTCAAATGGATGGATGACGGCTGGACAGTACTTACCGCAGACCATTCACTTTCAGCCCATTATGAGAATACAATTCTTATAACAGACAACGGACCTGAGATATTATCTCTTTCCAAAGAAGAAGCAGCAAAGTATTTATAA
- a CDS encoding adenylate kinase, protein MKIIMLGAPGAGKGTQAKRIAEKYSIPHISTGDIFRANIKNGTELGKKAKTYMDKGELVPDSLVVDLVIDRFKEPDCANGYVLDGFPRTIPQAEALDEALKAIGEKVDYAINVEVPDENIINRMSGRRACVGCGATYHIKYNPTKVEGICDACGEKLILRDDDKPETVKNRLDVYHKQTQPLIDYYAKQGIMKEVDGTVDMDEVFNSIVKILG, encoded by the coding sequence ATGAAGATTATTATGTTAGGTGCGCCAGGCGCAGGTAAGGGAACACAGGCTAAAAGAATCGCTGAGAAGTATTCAATTCCACACATCTCAACAGGTGATATCTTCAGGGCCAACATAAAGAACGGAACAGAACTTGGAAAGAAAGCCAAGACATACATGGATAAGGGTGAGCTTGTTCCGGATTCACTCGTTGTAGACTTGGTTATAGATAGATTTAAGGAGCCGGATTGTGCTAACGGTTATGTACTTGACGGTTTCCCACGTACAATACCTCAGGCAGAGGCTCTTGACGAGGCTCTTAAGGCAATTGGTGAGAAGGTTGATTACGCAATTAACGTAGAAGTGCCTGATGAGAATATCATCAACCGTATGTCAGGCAGACGTGCATGTGTAGGATGTGGTGCAACATACCATATCAAGTATAACCCTACCAAGGTTGAGGGTATATGTGATGCATGCGGCGAGAAGCTTATACTTCGTGATGACGACAAGCCTGAGACAGTCAAGAACAGACTTGATGTATATCACAAGCAGACACAGCCACTTATTGATTACTATGCTAAGCAGGGAATCATGAAAGAGGTTGATGGAACTGTTGATATGGACGAAGTATTTAACTCAATAGTTAAGATACTTGGTTAA
- the secY gene encoding preprotein translocase subunit SecY — translation MLKTLCNALKIKEIRNKLLYTFAMIVIMRIGSLVPIPGVDTEYFSTLLNKVEDLSLLDAFTGGSFERMSVFALSITPYITSSIIIQLLTIAIPKLEEMQKEGEDGRRKMAAITRYVTVGLALIQSIAMAVGFGKQGLIAGYKGMSTVHYVASIIVVIATLTAGSAILMWIGERITENGVGNGISIVLLVNIISSIPEDMVVLFEQFVKPQSIAKGVLAAAIILAILVALVAFICFLQDGERRIEVRYANKINGAGKLPYQGGRTTNIPLKVNTAGVMPIIFASSLMQFPVILVQLFSTKQHEWTRYLSSSYWCRTSDWKYSIGLLVYLILIVVFAYFYTSITFNPLEIANNLRRQSGVIPGINPGKPTSDYLNRVLNYIVLIGAVFLMVVALVPILCSGLFNASVSFGGTSIIIIVGVVLETAKQIESMMAKRYYKGFLSD, via the coding sequence ATGCTCAAAACACTCTGTAATGCATTAAAGATTAAGGAAATCAGAAACAAACTTCTTTATACATTTGCAATGATTGTCATCATGAGAATCGGTAGCTTAGTACCGATTCCGGGTGTCGACACAGAGTATTTTAGTACACTTTTGAACAAGGTTGAGGATTTAAGCCTTCTCGATGCATTTACCGGCGGTTCTTTTGAGAGAATGTCGGTATTTGCACTGAGTATAACTCCTTATATTACATCATCCATTATCATCCAGCTTCTCACAATTGCAATTCCTAAGTTAGAGGAGATGCAGAAAGAGGGCGAAGATGGAAGAAGAAAGATGGCAGCCATTACAAGATATGTGACTGTTGGTCTTGCCCTTATACAGAGTATCGCCATGGCAGTTGGCTTTGGTAAGCAGGGGCTTATTGCCGGCTATAAGGGAATGAGTACAGTTCACTATGTTGCAAGCATTATAGTTGTTATTGCAACACTGACTGCAGGTTCAGCAATTCTTATGTGGATTGGTGAAAGAATCACTGAAAATGGCGTAGGCAATGGTATATCAATCGTACTTCTTGTCAATATCATTTCCAGCATTCCGGAAGATATGGTAGTGCTTTTTGAGCAGTTCGTTAAGCCGCAGAGCATCGCTAAGGGTGTTCTTGCCGCTGCAATCATATTAGCAATCCTTGTTGCCCTGGTAGCATTCATATGCTTCCTCCAGGACGGCGAGAGAAGAATTGAAGTTCGCTATGCCAATAAGATCAACGGCGCAGGTAAGCTTCCTTATCAGGGTGGCCGTACAACGAACATTCCGCTTAAGGTCAATACCGCAGGCGTTATGCCAATTATCTTTGCATCATCACTGATGCAGTTCCCGGTAATCCTTGTTCAGCTGTTTTCAACTAAGCAGCATGAGTGGACTAGATACTTAAGCTCATCATATTGGTGCAGAACGTCTGATTGGAAGTATTCAATCGGATTGCTTGTATACCTTATACTGATTGTAGTATTTGCATATTTCTATACATCTATTACATTCAACCCGCTTGAGATTGCCAATAATCTTAGAAGGCAGAGCGGTGTTATTCCGGGAATTAATCCGGGTAAGCCTACAAGCGATTATCTGAACAGGGTATTGAATTATATTGTACTTATCGGTGCAGTTTTCCTTATGGTAGTTGCACTGGTTCCAATCCTTTGCTCAGGTCTGTTCAATGCAAGCGTGTCATTCGGTGGAACATCAATCATAATCATAGTTGGTGTAGTACTTGAGACAGCTAAGCAGATCGAGTCAATGATGGCTAAGAGATATTACAAAGGATTTTTGTCAGATTAA
- the rplO gene encoding 50S ribosomal protein L15: MDLSNLSPAAGSVKSDNFRRGRGHGSGNGKTAGKGHKGQKARSGAPRPGFEGGQMPLYRRIPKRGFTCRNHKEIVAINVSALERFENGTEVTIAALVESGLVSNPKDGVKILGNGELTKKLNVKVNSFSAAAKEKIEALGGTCEVC; this comes from the coding sequence ATGGATTTATCAAATTTAAGTCCTGCAGCAGGATCAGTTAAGAGCGATAATTTCAGAAGAGGCCGTGGACATGGTTCAGGTAATGGCAAGACAGCCGGTAAGGGTCATAAGGGTCAGAAGGCTCGTTCAGGAGCTCCAAGACCAGGCTTTGAAGGTGGTCAGATGCCATTGTATAGAAGAATTCCTAAGAGAGGTTTCACATGCAGAAACCACAAGGAAATCGTAGCTATCAATGTCAGCGCACTTGAGAGATTCGAAAACGGTACTGAGGTTACTATTGCAGCATTAGTTGAGTCAGGTTTAGTAAGCAATCCTAAGGATGGCGTTAAGATTCTTGGCAATGGTGAACTTACAAAGAAGCTTAATGTTAAGGTTAACAGCTTCAGTGCAGCAGCTAAGGAAAAGATCGAAGCACTTGGCGGAACATGTGAGGTGTGCTAA
- the rpmD gene encoding 50S ribosomal protein L30, whose protein sequence is MADKMLKITLIKSPIGAVPKHRRTVEAMGLTKMHKTVTLPDNAATRGQIQQIGYMLKVEEM, encoded by the coding sequence ATGGCAGATAAGATGTTAAAGATTACTTTAATTAAGTCTCCAATCGGTGCTGTTCCTAAGCATAGAAGAACTGTTGAAGCTATGGGTCTTACAAAGATGCATAAGACAGTTACACTTCCAGACAATGCAGCAACAAGAGGACAGATTCAGCAGATTGGTTACATGTTGAAAGTAGAGGAAATGTAA
- the rpsE gene encoding 30S ribosomal protein S5: protein MKRTIVDASQLELTEKVVSIKRVTKVVKGGRNFRFAALVVVGDGNGHVGAGVGKSIEIPEAIRKGKEDAMKHLVTVARDENNSVPHDFIGKFGSASVLLKKSPEGTGLIAGGPARAVLELAGVKNIRTKSLGSNNKQNVVLATIEGLSQLKTPEEVAKLRGKSVAELYD, encoded by the coding sequence ATGAAACGTACAATCGTTGATGCTAGTCAGTTAGAGCTTACAGAAAAGGTAGTATCAATCAAGCGTGTAACAAAGGTTGTTAAGGGTGGACGTAACTTCCGCTTTGCAGCACTCGTAGTTGTTGGTGATGGCAATGGTCACGTAGGTGCAGGCGTTGGTAAGTCAATCGAAATTCCTGAAGCTATCCGTAAGGGTAAGGAAGATGCTATGAAGCATCTCGTTACAGTAGCACGTGATGAGAATAATAGTGTTCCACATGATTTTATCGGAAAGTTCGGAAGTGCAAGCGTACTTCTTAAGAAGTCTCCAGAAGGTACCGGTCTTATCGCAGGTGGTCCTGCGCGTGCCGTACTTGAGCTTGCAGGTGTCAAGAATATCCGTACAAAGTCATTAGGCTCAAACAATAAGCAGAACGTAGTTCTTGCTACAATCGAGGGCCTTAGCCAGTTAAAGACACCTGAGGAAGTTGCAAAGCTCCGCGGTAAGTCAGTAGCTGAGTTATATGATTAA
- the rplR gene encoding 50S ribosomal protein L18, which translates to MVSKKSRTEVRENKHRKLRNRFSGTAERPRLAVFRSNNHMYAQIIDDTVGKTLVSASTLQKEVKAELEKTNNVDAAAYLGTVIAKRALEKNITTVVFDRGGFIYQGKIQALADAAREAGLEF; encoded by the coding sequence ATGGTTAGTAAGAAGTCAAGAACAGAAGTTCGTGAGAATAAGCATAGAAAATTACGTAATCGTTTCAGCGGTACAGCTGAGAGACCACGTTTAGCTGTGTTTAGAAGCAATAATCATATGTACGCTCAGATTATTGACGATACAGTTGGTAAGACACTCGTTTCAGCATCAACACTTCAGAAGGAAGTTAAGGCTGAGCTCGAGAAAACTAATAACGTTGATGCAGCTGCATACTTAGGTACTGTAATTGCAAAGAGAGCTTTAGAGAAGAATATTACAACTGTTGTCTTTGATAGAGGCGGATTCATATATCAGGGAAAGATCCAGGCTTTAGCTGATGCAGCTAGAGAAGCTGGTCTTGAATTCTAA
- the rplF gene encoding 50S ribosomal protein L6: protein MSRIGRMPIAVPAGVTVEIAENNKVTVKGPKGTLERVLPSEMDIKLENGEVVVTRPNDLKKMKSLHGLTRTLIANMVTGVTEGYAKTLEINGVGYRAQKQGKKLVLSLGYSHPVEMEDPEGLESVVEDNKITVKGIDKEKVGQYAAEIRGKRAPEPYKGKGIKYADEVIRRKVGKTGKK from the coding sequence ATGTCACGTATAGGAAGAATGCCTATCGCTGTTCCGGCAGGTGTTACTGTTGAGATAGCAGAAAATAATAAGGTGACTGTAAAGGGTCCTAAGGGAACACTTGAGAGAGTGCTTCCATCAGAGATGGACATTAAGTTAGAGAATGGAGAGGTTGTTGTAACAAGACCTAATGATCTTAAGAAGATGAAGTCACTTCATGGTCTTACAAGAACTCTTATCGCTAATATGGTTACAGGTGTAACAGAAGGTTACGCAAAGACACTTGAGATTAACGGTGTTGGTTACAGAGCTCAGAAGCAGGGTAAGAAGCTTGTTCTTTCACTTGGATACTCACATCCGGTAGAGATGGAAGATCCTGAAGGCCTTGAGTCTGTAGTTGAGGATAACAAGATCACTGTTAAGGGTATTGATAAAGAAAAAGTTGGCCAGTACGCTGCTGAAATCAGAGGCAAGAGAGCTCCAGAGCCATATAAGGGCAAGGGTATCAAGTACGCTGATGAGGTTATTAGACGTAAGGTCGGTAAGACTGGTAAGAAATAA
- the rpsH gene encoding 30S ribosomal protein S8 → MSMTDPIADMLTRIRNANTAKHDTVDVPASKMKISIAEILLKEGYIKSFELVDNGNFKDIRITLKYGKDKNEKIITGLKRISKPGLRVYANKEELPKVLNGLGIAIISTNQGVVTDKEARKLNVGGEVLAFVW, encoded by the coding sequence ATTTCAATGACAGATCCAATAGCAGATATGCTTACTAGAATCCGTAATGCCAACACTGCAAAGCATGATACAGTTGATGTTCCTGCATCAAAGATGAAGATCTCAATTGCTGAGATTCTTCTCAAGGAAGGTTATATCAAGAGCTTTGAGCTTGTTGACAACGGTAATTTCAAAGATATCCGTATTACATTAAAGTATGGTAAGGATAAGAACGAGAAGATTATAACAGGACTTAAGAGAATTTCTAAGCCGGGTCTTCGTGTTTACGCAAATAAGGAAGAGCTTCCTAAGGTTCTTAATGGACTTGGAATCGCAATCATTTCAACAAACCAGGGCGTTGTTACCGATAAGGAAGCAAGAAAGCTCAACGTTGGTGGAGAAGTTCTTGCATTTGTTTGGTAA
- a CDS encoding type Z 30S ribosomal protein S14 yields the protein MAKTSMKIKQQRPQKFSTREYTRCRICGRPHAYLRKYGICRICFRELAYKGQIPGVKKASW from the coding sequence ATGGCTAAGACTTCAATGAAGATTAAGCAGCAGAGACCACAGAAGTTCTCTACAAGAGAATATACAAGATGTAGAATCTGTGGCCGTCCACATGCATATTTAAGAAAATACGGAATCTGCAGAATTTGCTTCCGTGAATTAGCTTACAAGGGTCAGATCCCTGGCGTTAAGAAAGCATCTTGGTAA
- the rplE gene encoding 50S ribosomal protein L5: protein MSRLKDLYNDQIKDAMVKKFGYKNPMEVPKLDKIVINMAIGEAKENSKILDVAMKELETIAGQKAVLTRAKNSIANFKIREGMPLGCKVTLRGDRMYEFLDRLVNLSLPRVRDFRGVSADSFDGRGNYALGIKEQIIFPEIEYDKIDKVRGMDVIIVTTAKTDEEARELLTQFNMPFKK, encoded by the coding sequence TTGAGTAGACTTAAAGATTTATATAATGATCAGATTAAGGATGCTATGGTAAAGAAGTTCGGTTATAAGAACCCTATGGAAGTACCAAAGCTTGATAAGATAGTAATCAATATGGCAATCGGTGAGGCTAAGGAAAACTCAAAGATTCTTGATGTAGCAATGAAGGAGCTTGAGACAATCGCCGGACAGAAGGCGGTTCTCACAAGAGCTAAGAATTCAATCGCTAACTTCAAGATCAGAGAGGGTATGCCTCTTGGATGCAAGGTTACACTTCGTGGAGACAGAATGTACGAGTTCCTTGACAGACTTGTTAACCTTTCACTTCCACGAGTACGTGACTTCAGAGGCGTAAGCGCTGATTCATTTGACGGAAGAGGTAACTATGCACTTGGTATCAAGGAGCAGATCATCTTCCCTGAGATCGAGTATGATAAGATCGACAAGGTTAGAGGTATGGACGTTATCATCGTAACAACAGCAAAGACTGATGAGGAAGCAAGAGAGCTCCTTACACAGTTCAACATGCCTTTTAAGAAGTAA
- the rplX gene encoding 50S ribosomal protein L24 — MSAVRIKKNDLVRVIAGKDKDKEGKVLSIDAKKGKVVVEGVNMITKHAKPSAANQQGGILHHEAPIDISNVMYVHNGKTTKIGYTFQDEKKVRVAKSTGEVID; from the coding sequence ATGTCAGCTGTCAGAATTAAGAAGAACGATCTCGTAAGAGTAATCGCAGGTAAGGATAAGGATAAGGAAGGAAAAGTTCTTTCAATTGATGCCAAGAAGGGTAAGGTTGTAGTTGAAGGTGTTAACATGATTACAAAGCATGCTAAGCCAAGCGCAGCTAACCAGCAGGGCGGAATCCTCCACCACGAGGCTCCAATCGACATTTCTAACGTTATGTATGTTCATAACGGTAAGACAACAAAGATTGGATACACATTCCAGGATGAGAAGAAGGTTCGTGTAGCAAAGTCAACTGGTGAAGTAATCGATTAA
- the rplN gene encoding 50S ribosomal protein L14: MIQQETRLKVADNTGAREILCIRVMGGSTRRYASIGDVIVATVKDATPGGVVKKGDVVKAVVVRTVKSTRRKDGSYIKFDENAAVIIKDDKTPRGTRIFGPVARELRDKQFMKIVSLAPEVL, translated from the coding sequence ATGATTCAACAGGAAACCAGACTTAAGGTTGCCGACAATACAGGCGCCAGAGAAATCCTCTGCATCCGTGTTATGGGTGGTTCAACCAGAAGATATGCAAGCATCGGCGATGTTATCGTTGCTACTGTTAAAGATGCAACACCAGGCGGTGTTGTAAAGAAGGGCGATGTTGTTAAGGCCGTTGTTGTTCGTACTGTTAAGAGTACACGTCGTAAAGACGGTTCCTATATTAAATTTGACGAGAATGCTGCTGTTATCATCAAGGATGATAAGACACCAAGAGGAACACGTATTTTTGGACCAGTGGCAAGAGAGCTGAGAGATAAGCAGTTCATGAAGATTGTTTCTCTTGCTCCGGAAGTATTATAA
- the rpsQ gene encoding 30S ribosomal protein S17, with product MEERNLRKTRTGRVVSNKMDKTVVVAVEDHVKHPLYKKIVNRTYKLKAHDENNEYMIGDVVKVMETRPLSKDKRWRVVELISRAK from the coding sequence GTGGAAGAGAGAAATTTAAGAAAAACTCGTACAGGTAGAGTTGTAAGCAATAAGATGGATAAGACAGTCGTTGTTGCAGTAGAAGACCACGTTAAGCATCCACTTTACAAGAAGATTGTAAACAGAACATATAAGCTTAAGGCTCATGATGAGAACAACGAATACATGATCGGTGATGTAGTTAAGGTCATGGAGACAAGACCGCTCTCAAAGGATAAGAGATGGAGAGTTGTAGAGCTCATCAGTAGAGCGAAGTAA
- the rpmC gene encoding 50S ribosomal protein L29: MKTNKYVEDLRTKSAAELNDELVAAKKELFNLRLQNATNQLENTARIKEVRRNIARIQTVMAASK, encoded by the coding sequence GTGAAAACTAATAAGTATGTAGAAGATTTAAGAACAAAATCAGCTGCAGAATTGAATGATGAATTAGTAGCTGCTAAGAAGGAACTTTTTAACCTCAGACTGCAGAATGCAACAAATCAGTTGGAGAACACTGCAAGAATTAAGGAAGTTCGTAGAAATATCGCAAGAATCCAGACAGTTATGGCAGCATCTAAGTAA
- the rplP gene encoding 50S ribosomal protein L16 codes for MLLPKRVKYRRQFRGSMAGKATRGNKISNGEYGIVAMEPCWIKSNQIEAARIAMTRYIKRGGKVFIKIFPDKPVTQKPIGVRMGKGKGNLEYWVAVVKPGRVMFEISGVPEDVAKEALRLATHKLPCKCKIVSRADLEGGDNSEN; via the coding sequence ATGTTACTACCTAAGAGAGTTAAATATCGTAGACAGTTCCGTGGCTCAATGGCCGGTAAGGCAACAAGAGGTAATAAGATCAGCAACGGTGAGTATGGTATCGTTGCAATGGAGCCATGTTGGATCAAATCAAACCAGATAGAAGCAGCCCGTATTGCCATGACACGTTACATTAAGCGTGGTGGTAAGGTATTCATTAAGATTTTCCCTGATAAGCCTGTAACTCAGAAGCCTATCGGTGTTCGTATGGGTAAAGGTAAAGGTAATCTTGAGTATTGGGTAGCAGTCGTTAAACCAGGTCGTGTAATGTTCGAAATCTCAGGCGTTCCTGAAGATGTTGCAAAAGAAGCTTTACGTCTCGCAACACATAAGCTTCCTTGCAAGTGCAAGATCGTTTCACGTGCAGATTTAGAAGGCGGTGATAACAGTGAAAACTAA
- the rpsC gene encoding 30S ribosomal protein S3 gives MGQKVNPHGLRVGVIKDWDSKWYAEDNFADNLVEDYNIRKFLKKRLYSAGISRIEMERTTDRLKIIIHTAKPGIVIGKGGAEIENLKKDVQKLTDKKLSIDIKEVKRPDKDAQLVAENIAQQLENRISFRRAMKSCMGRTMKAGAKGIKTSCSGRLGGADMARTEFYSDGTIPLQTLRADINYGFAEANTTYGKVGVKVWIYEGEVLPTKTVKEGSEQ, from the coding sequence ATGGGACAGAAAGTTAATCCACATGGCTTAAGAGTCGGTGTTATTAAGGACTGGGACTCAAAGTGGTATGCAGAAGATAATTTTGCAGATAACCTCGTTGAAGATTATAATATAAGAAAGTTTCTTAAGAAGAGACTTTACAGCGCAGGCATTTCAAGAATAGAGATGGAGCGTACAACAGACAGACTTAAGATTATCATTCACACAGCAAAGCCTGGTATCGTAATCGGTAAGGGTGGAGCAGAGATTGAGAACCTTAAGAAGGACGTTCAGAAGTTAACAGATAAGAAGCTTTCAATCGATATTAAGGAAGTTAAGAGACCAGACAAGGATGCTCAGCTTGTAGCTGAAAATATTGCACAGCAGCTTGAGAATCGTATCTCATTCAGAAGAGCAATGAAATCTTGCATGGGCAGAACAATGAAGGCAGGAGCTAAGGGTATCAAGACATCTTGCTCAGGCCGTCTCGGTGGAGCAGATATGGCTCGTACTGAGTTCTATAGCGATGGTACAATTCCACTTCAGACATTACGTGCTGACATCAACTATGGTTTTGCTGAGGCAAACACAACATACGGTAAGGTCGGTGTTAAGGTTTGGATATATGAAGGAGAGGTACTTCCAACAAAAACAGTTAAGGAAGGGAGCGAGCAGTAA